Proteins from a genomic interval of Actinoalloteichus hymeniacidonis:
- a CDS encoding DUF4177 domain-containing protein, translating to MTKWEYATVPLLIHATKQILDQWGEDGWELVTVLPGPTGEQMVAYLKRPKG from the coding sequence ATGACTAAGTGGGAGTACGCCACGGTCCCGCTCCTTATCCACGCGACCAAGCAGATCCTCGACCAGTGGGGCGAGGACGGCTGGGAGCTGGTGACCGTGCTACCTGGCCCGACCGGTGAACAGATGGTGGCCTACCTCAAGCGGCCCAAGGGGTGA
- a CDS encoding ArsA-related P-loop ATPase: MRASTGEWTEQLARVRLHVVTGKGGTGKTTVAAALALALANEGRRVLLVEVEDRQGIAGVFGTPPLPYSEEHLATGPGGGEVLALAIDAEAALLDYLAMFYNLGFAGRTLRKMGAVEFATTLAPGLRDVLLTGKIKECVGRIDERGRHVYDSVVLDAPPTGRVVKFLDVTRAMADLAKVGPIRSQSEGVVRLLHSGDTAVHLVSLLEELPVRETLEAVAELDAADLRPGAVLVNRVRPTRLPHRSATAAAAGRVDTGRIRAGLETAGLNLDATTIEDLVTETIEHAISVQSETRARVALQQPDLPTLELPEFTQGIDRARLFEFAGTLRDQGVR; encoded by the coding sequence GTGAGGGCGTCGACCGGCGAATGGACCGAGCAGCTGGCCCGGGTCCGGCTGCATGTGGTCACCGGCAAAGGTGGCACGGGCAAGACCACTGTGGCGGCCGCGCTCGCCCTCGCCCTGGCCAACGAGGGCAGGCGCGTGCTGCTGGTCGAGGTCGAGGACCGACAGGGCATCGCCGGGGTGTTCGGCACCCCACCACTGCCCTATTCGGAGGAACATCTGGCGACCGGCCCCGGTGGCGGGGAGGTCCTCGCCCTGGCCATCGACGCCGAGGCAGCGCTGCTGGACTACCTCGCGATGTTCTACAACCTGGGATTCGCAGGCCGAACGCTGCGCAAGATGGGCGCCGTCGAGTTCGCCACCACGCTCGCGCCGGGGCTGCGGGACGTGCTGCTCACCGGGAAGATCAAGGAATGCGTCGGCCGGATCGACGAACGCGGTAGGCACGTCTACGACTCGGTGGTCCTGGATGCTCCCCCGACCGGTCGCGTGGTGAAGTTCCTCGATGTCACGCGGGCGATGGCGGACCTGGCGAAGGTCGGTCCGATTCGGAGTCAGAGCGAGGGTGTCGTCCGGCTGCTGCACTCCGGTGACACCGCCGTCCATCTGGTGAGCCTGCTGGAGGAGCTTCCAGTGCGTGAGACCTTGGAAGCCGTCGCCGAACTCGACGCCGCCGATCTGCGTCCGGGCGCGGTGTTGGTCAATCGGGTGCGTCCCACCCGCCTGCCGCACCGGTCCGCCACCGCAGCCGCCGCCGGTCGCGTCGACACCGGCAGGATCCGCGCAGGCCTGGAGACCGCCGGGCTGAACCTGGACGCGACGACCATCGAGGACCTGGTCACCGAGACGATCGAGCACGCCATCAGCGTCCAGTCCGAGACCCGAGCCAGGGTTGCGCTCCAACAGCCGGACCTGCCGACCCTCGAACTCCCCGAGTTCACCCAGGGCATCGACCGGGCGCGGCTCTTCGAGTTCGCCGGGACACTGCGCGATCAGGGAGTGCGGTGA
- a CDS encoding ArsA family ATPase — MSDAADNRRRRRPPGLAIDSLIDDPGTSVLVCCGSGGVGKTTTAAALGLRAAGRGRRTVVLTIDPARRLAQSLGLKELSNQPKRVSITEFDGGGELHAMMLDMRRTFDDMVLTHAGKERAAAILSNPFYQTISTSFSGTQEYMAMEKLGQLTQDGSWDLIIVDTPPSRSALDFLDAPQRLSTVLDGKIIRLLSAPARAGGRGLRRLVGAGFSLFSKAVSTVVGGQLLADASAFVQAFDSMFGGFRERAEHTYRTLRSPGTAFLVIATPEPDALREASYFVDRLAGEQMPLAGLVVNRTHPIIADLPATTSLAAADELAQRSSNPLTEAILRLHADRVALAERELRLLSRFTKSHPEVAVVGVPALPDDVHDLSGLQEIGHRLASAEPSG; from the coding sequence ATGTCGGATGCAGCAGACAACCGTCGGCGGCGGCGCCCCCCGGGGCTGGCCATCGATTCCCTCATCGACGATCCCGGGACCTCGGTGCTGGTCTGCTGTGGTTCGGGCGGAGTCGGCAAGACCACGACCGCGGCCGCCCTCGGCCTGCGAGCGGCGGGCCGAGGCAGGCGCACGGTGGTGTTGACCATCGACCCGGCTAGGAGGCTCGCGCAGTCTCTGGGTCTAAAGGAACTGTCCAACCAGCCGAAACGGGTCAGCATCACGGAATTCGACGGTGGCGGCGAGCTGCACGCGATGATGCTCGACATGCGGCGCACCTTCGATGACATGGTGCTCACCCACGCGGGCAAGGAACGCGCGGCCGCAATCCTGTCGAATCCGTTTTATCAGACCATCTCCACGTCTTTCTCCGGCACGCAGGAGTACATGGCGATGGAGAAACTCGGCCAGCTCACCCAGGACGGCTCGTGGGATCTGATCATCGTCGATACCCCGCCGAGCCGTTCGGCGCTCGATTTCCTCGACGCGCCGCAACGGCTTTCCACGGTGCTCGACGGTAAGATCATCCGACTTCTCTCCGCACCGGCTCGGGCGGGCGGGCGTGGCTTGCGCCGACTAGTCGGTGCGGGATTCTCGCTGTTCAGCAAGGCGGTGTCCACCGTGGTCGGTGGTCAACTCCTCGCAGATGCCTCCGCATTCGTTCAGGCATTCGACAGTATGTTCGGCGGCTTTCGCGAACGCGCCGAACACACCTATCGGACGCTGCGTTCGCCGGGAACGGCATTCCTGGTGATCGCCACTCCCGAACCGGATGCGCTACGCGAGGCCTCCTATTTCGTGGACCGGCTCGCCGGCGAACAGATGCCCTTGGCCGGCTTGGTCGTCAATCGAACTCACCCGATCATCGCGGATCTACCTGCGACGACCTCGCTGGCCGCTGCGGACGAGCTCGCACAGCGCAGCAGCAATCCGCTGACCGAGGCGATCCTGCGCCTGCATGCGGATCGCGTTGCGCTGGCCGAGCGAGAACTGCGTTTGTTGTCGCGCTTCACGAAGTCGCATCCCGAGGTGGCCGTTGTCGGTGTCCCCGCGCTTCCCGACGATGTGCACGATCTCTCCGGTTTGCAGGAGATAGGACACCGACTGGCCTCGGCCGAACCCTCGGGGTGA
- a CDS encoding WhiB family transcriptional regulator yields MMFDQGDWRIRAACRDEDPDQLFVRGAEQRKAKLVCLGCPVRTECLAESLDNRIEFGVWGGMTERERRALLRRRPDVDSWAELLQEARRNHSDMDEYQVS; encoded by the coding sequence ATGATGTTCGACCAGGGGGACTGGCGGATCAGGGCGGCATGCCGCGACGAGGACCCGGACCAGTTGTTCGTTCGAGGAGCGGAACAGCGCAAAGCCAAGTTGGTTTGCCTGGGTTGCCCCGTTCGCACCGAATGTCTGGCCGAGTCCTTGGATAACCGGATCGAGTTCGGTGTCTGGGGCGGGATGACGGAACGCGAACGGCGCGCGCTACTACGCAGGCGCCCCGACGTGGATTCCTGGGCGGAACTGCTCCAGGAAGCGCGGCGTAATCACTCCGATATGGACGAGTACCAGGTCTCGTAG
- a CDS encoding penicillin-binding protein has translation MELRTRLLKLLGFCALAGVLTAGVLFPVAGGVGVVSNQASNTVDSISADLVSTDPPLLTTITDSDGAEIAYLFDQYREIVEPEEISDSMKAAIIAVEDQRFYDHEGVDWQGTIRAAITNQMEGSIAQGGSTLTQQYVKNYLVHVVSNGNPAQQVKAQEQTHARKLREIRVALQLEQHLHKEEILAGYLNVVPFGNQTYGVAAAAQTYFNTTADKLTIAQAAMLAGIVNSPGSLNPGTAPEEALHRRNVVIELMAGQGLISSEAAGKAIGEPLGLAEPLGRPPNDCVGAGPNDGFFCEYVLDYLQKAGFSKDQLRRGGYTIRTTLDQEANDAAKESAMAEVPKDTPGIANVMAVVEPGKESHKVRALVANRDYGLDLDAGQTMYALPSDLTKFGAGSIYKVFTAAAALEMGMGINNELPSPQTYTSMAYINNGDGYTVNNHGDGGYPASMTLQDALAQSPNTSFVMLQERVGLEAAVGMAERLGMREGMAGVNHHGDPIDLESDEEVRNTAQGDYIVDHNMGAFTLGFTPTSVLELANVSATIVSGGMWCPPSPIEEILDRSGNVVPITEAPCEQVVDEKLADGLFVGLGKDHTDGTATTAASEAGWDRPMMGKTGTAQDYFSAGFIGATPQMAGAVLTFNDGREIQGICDSDPPALCGGGGNIFGGRIPARTWFATMTPIHEGLPVMELPPVEPRYLDGGEGEQAPDVIGMKADEARKTLEDAGYGVNEQSVDATEPEGTVVSQSPEGFAPAGETVTISVSNGNPPTEGSESASPTGPPATPSENPAPEPTQEPPATPPPTTGGPAQPPSVVQPTTAPPPTTAPQPGPPGQQPPGQPPEQQPPPTGAPPGGNPSGPP, from the coding sequence GTGGAACTCAGGACGCGGCTGCTCAAGCTTCTCGGCTTCTGTGCGCTGGCGGGTGTGCTCACCGCCGGGGTGCTCTTCCCCGTCGCAGGGGGCGTCGGCGTGGTGTCCAATCAGGCCAGTAACACGGTCGACAGCATCTCGGCAGACCTGGTCTCGACGGACCCGCCGCTGCTCACGACGATCACCGACTCCGACGGGGCCGAGATCGCCTACCTCTTCGATCAGTATCGGGAGATCGTCGAGCCGGAGGAGATCTCCGACTCGATGAAGGCGGCGATCATCGCGGTCGAGGATCAGCGGTTCTACGACCACGAAGGCGTCGACTGGCAGGGCACCATCCGCGCGGCGATCACCAACCAGATGGAGGGGTCGATCGCCCAGGGCGGTTCGACCCTGACTCAGCAGTACGTGAAGAACTACCTGGTCCACGTCGTCTCCAACGGCAACCCCGCACAGCAGGTGAAGGCGCAGGAACAGACCCACGCCCGCAAGCTGCGTGAGATCAGGGTCGCGTTGCAGCTCGAACAGCACCTGCACAAGGAAGAGATCCTGGCCGGCTACCTGAACGTGGTGCCCTTCGGCAACCAGACCTACGGCGTGGCCGCCGCCGCCCAGACCTACTTCAACACCACCGCCGACAAACTCACCATCGCCCAGGCCGCGATGTTGGCGGGCATCGTGAACAGCCCCGGCAGCCTCAACCCCGGCACCGCACCGGAGGAAGCACTGCACCGGCGCAACGTCGTGATCGAGTTGATGGCAGGACAGGGCCTGATCAGCTCCGAGGCCGCAGGCAAGGCCATCGGCGAGCCGCTGGGCTTGGCCGAACCGCTGGGCAGGCCGCCGAACGATTGTGTCGGCGCCGGTCCCAACGATGGGTTCTTCTGCGAATACGTCCTGGACTACCTGCAAAAAGCAGGCTTCTCGAAGGATCAGCTCCGGCGCGGCGGCTACACCATCCGCACCACCCTGGACCAGGAGGCCAATGATGCCGCCAAGGAATCGGCGATGGCCGAGGTCCCCAAGGACACCCCCGGTATCGCCAACGTGATGGCGGTCGTCGAACCCGGCAAGGAGAGCCACAAGGTCCGTGCGCTGGTGGCCAACCGCGACTACGGGTTGGACCTGGACGCCGGCCAGACGATGTACGCGCTGCCCAGCGACCTGACGAAGTTCGGGGCCGGGTCGATCTACAAGGTCTTCACCGCCGCCGCCGCGCTCGAGATGGGCATGGGGATCAACAACGAACTGCCCTCACCGCAGACCTACACGTCGATGGCCTACATCAACAACGGCGACGGCTACACGGTCAACAACCACGGCGATGGCGGCTACCCGGCGTCGATGACCCTGCAGGATGCGCTGGCCCAATCGCCGAACACGTCCTTCGTGATGCTGCAGGAACGGGTCGGGCTGGAGGCGGCCGTCGGGATGGCCGAGCGGCTCGGCATGCGCGAGGGCATGGCGGGGGTCAACCATCACGGTGACCCGATCGATCTCGAATCCGACGAAGAGGTCCGCAACACCGCGCAGGGCGACTACATCGTCGACCACAACATGGGTGCCTTCACCCTCGGCTTCACTCCGACCAGCGTGCTGGAACTGGCCAACGTCTCCGCGACCATCGTCAGCGGCGGCATGTGGTGCCCGCCGTCGCCGATCGAGGAGATCCTCGACCGGTCCGGCAACGTCGTGCCGATCACCGAGGCGCCGTGTGAACAGGTCGTCGACGAGAAGCTCGCCGACGGGCTGTTCGTCGGACTCGGCAAGGACCACACCGACGGAACCGCCACGACAGCCGCGAGCGAGGCGGGCTGGGACCGGCCGATGATGGGTAAGACCGGAACCGCCCAGGACTACTTCTCCGCGGGTTTCATCGGTGCCACCCCGCAGATGGCAGGCGCGGTGCTGACCTTCAACGACGGTCGCGAGATCCAGGGCATCTGTGACTCCGATCCACCCGCGCTGTGTGGTGGCGGCGGCAACATCTTCGGTGGTCGGATCCCGGCGCGTACCTGGTTCGCCACGATGACGCCGATCCACGAGGGTCTACCCGTCATGGAGCTGCCACCGGTCGAACCGCGCTATCTCGACGGCGGCGAGGGCGAGCAGGCCCCCGACGTGATCGGAATGAAGGCCGACGAGGCCCGCAAGACGTTGGAGGACGCGGGCTACGGCGTCAACGAGCAGTCGGTGGACGCGACCGAGCCCGAGGGAACGGTCGTCAGCCAATCACCGGAGGGCTTCGCCCCGGCAGGCGAGACGGTCACCATCTCGGTGAGCAACGGCAATCCGCCTACCGAGGGTTCGGAGAGCGCGTCGCCCACCGGTCCACCCGCGACGCCGAGCGAGAACCCCGCACCGGAGCCCACCCAGGAACCACCGGCGACCCCGCCGCCCACGACCGGAGGTCCGGCGCAGCCGCCATCGGTGGTGCAGCCGACCACCGCCCCACCGCCGACAACCGCGCCACAGCCGGGACCACCGGGCCAGCAACCACCCGGTCAGCCGCCCGAACAACAACCGCCCCCGACCGGGGCTCCACCGGGTGGCAACCCCAGCGGTCCACCGTGA
- a CDS encoding EI24 domain-containing protein: MIRPIRDVFAGLGIAGRGYALLFSSRRHLLRGALPALLTSILYLGLLIALVYFSGDITAWITPFADGWPQPWRTLTRAVVGVVAFVVILGIGQVMFVTVTLLIGGPIYESISEEVDDKLGGGVTEPQSGWFQSLIGGLGDAVRMLLRSLIWAVVLLAIGFIPIVGFIAPVIAILVGTWLLALEMTSLPMGRRGIGLSDCRRTMRKRRMLSLGFALPNYLLMLVPLASLIAAPATLIGATVLARTLLDEEVTPA, encoded by the coding sequence GTGATCCGCCCCATACGAGACGTGTTCGCAGGCCTGGGCATTGCAGGCCGCGGTTACGCGCTCCTCTTCAGCTCACGTCGTCACCTGCTTCGGGGCGCGCTACCCGCGCTGCTGACCTCGATCCTCTACCTCGGCCTGTTGATCGCCTTGGTGTATTTCAGCGGTGACATCACCGCGTGGATCACCCCGTTCGCCGATGGCTGGCCGCAGCCGTGGCGCACGCTGACCCGGGCCGTGGTCGGGGTGGTCGCCTTCGTGGTCATCCTCGGGATCGGGCAGGTCATGTTCGTGACCGTGACCCTGCTGATCGGCGGGCCCATCTACGAATCGATCTCCGAGGAGGTCGACGACAAGTTGGGCGGCGGAGTCACCGAACCGCAAAGCGGTTGGTTCCAGTCCCTGATCGGGGGCCTCGGCGACGCCGTGCGGATGCTGTTGCGGTCGCTGATCTGGGCCGTTGTGCTGCTGGCCATCGGATTCATCCCGATCGTCGGCTTCATCGCTCCCGTCATCGCGATCCTGGTGGGCACCTGGTTGTTGGCCCTGGAGATGACCTCGTTGCCGATGGGCAGGCGAGGCATCGGCCTGTCCGACTGCCGCCGCACGATGCGCAAGCGTCGGATGCTCTCGCTGGGCTTCGCCCTGCCGAACTACCTGTTGATGCTGGTTCCGCTGGCCTCGCTCATCGCTGCCCCGGCGACCTTGATCGGTGCGACGGTGCTGGCTCGGACCCTGCTCGATGAGGAAGTCACCCCGGCCTGA
- a CDS encoding GatB/YqeY domain-containing protein yields MAELKARLRAELVTAMKAREALVVSTLRMALTAISTAEVAGESARELTDDEVLKVLAKETKKRDEAATAFADAGRTEQAESERAEGDILRRYLPAQLSDAELAEIAEQAVAEVTETLGERPGQRQMGQVMKIASAKSAGRADGGRVAAAVRALLQS; encoded by the coding sequence ATGGCAGAGCTGAAAGCACGACTGAGGGCAGAGCTCGTCACCGCGATGAAGGCACGAGAGGCCCTCGTGGTGTCCACGCTGCGGATGGCCCTCACCGCGATCTCGACCGCTGAAGTCGCAGGTGAGAGCGCGCGCGAGCTAACCGACGACGAGGTTCTCAAGGTCCTCGCGAAGGAGACCAAGAAGCGGGATGAGGCGGCGACGGCGTTCGCCGATGCTGGCAGGACGGAACAGGCAGAGTCCGAGCGCGCGGAGGGTGACATTCTGCGCCGCTACCTGCCTGCCCAGCTGAGTGACGCGGAATTGGCCGAGATCGCCGAGCAGGCGGTGGCCGAGGTCACCGAGACACTCGGGGAGCGTCCCGGGCAGCGCCAGATGGGCCAGGTGATGAAAATCGCATCGGCCAAATCGGCGGGGCGGGCCGACGGCGGTCGCGTCGCGGCGGCGGTGCGCGCCCTACTCCAGAGCTGA